The sequence below is a genomic window from Etheostoma cragini isolate CJK2018 chromosome 20, CSU_Ecrag_1.0, whole genome shotgun sequence.
tgggattcagccttagacTTACCATTTGATCATAGTTCCTGAGAAAGTTCCAGTTTGTCTCCCTGTGGACCACAAAGTATTCATGACCCATAAACGAATATGAACTGCCACAATAACTTCCCTTGCTATATTTCAAAAATTTTAGTTTGTAATAAAATCATAGAAATAAAGTCGTATTTAAAGTCAGAGAAGTTTGAATATCTACCAAAAGTCCCACTCACCATTCCCGCACTGATCTCCTCTCACTCCATACCATTTCCTTCCATACGTGGTCCTGTTTAACGGGATCCCGCCTGTCTGGATTCAGCTCCACGGACACCGCGTCTCCTTTAGCGTGACGCGTCCGGTCCGGTGGCTGGGTTGATATCGGCCTGGTCCCGTTACCGTTGGCTTGTTCCCGTAACCGGTAACCTGCAGAGGATACGCGCCTAACATCGTTTAAGTCCATTCTGGTAGCTAACGGATTAAAATCGTGCTTTACGTGCAAGTGAGCTGAGTGTGtgtaactagctagctagctagagaAATCACTGCCAGCCGTTTTGTTTTCGTTTCCATGGAAACGGTGTTCCGGACAAATAACAatactttcacaataaaatgtaaacagtcCATAAATAACATTCTACTTCTTTGCTTGTATGTTACAAAATCAACCAAGGGTATTTTACAGTAAGTGAGAAACTCTCTTCAGTCCTAGAAAGCACTATTTCTTTAGGCTATGTTAAGATAATGTCATAAAATAAGACCATTTAAAACCCTACAGCTCCTGTAACTTAGACGcacacatcaacacaatttAGGTTTAGACCATATACATAGAACATGAATATATAGGCTAATGTTATAGGCTATGCATTGATTATGATATTATTAGCTTAATTGTTGGTAGCATATTATGCTGGCTGTAATTATTTTGGTTCCTAATGTCCAGATGTTCTGGTTTAGATAGTTTGAAAATCTAGTTTCACCACATACAAATGCTAAAACAAACCTGTTAACAGCTTTTTATCATACTGACAGGTAGACTCTAGACAGAGATTTAGAAAGAGGCAGCTACTGAGTACTCTTCAAGTCGGTGAAACAACACTGAATGTGTTCTTTCTAAGGCCCCTGTGAAATGACCATCTGCTGAATGAAAAGATGGATAATGTCCTGTGTATGGACTTAGCCCTACACAGACTGTTTCAGTAAAGATAAAGGTGGTACTTAAAAGTATCCCCATAGCCTGTTTTTCACATTACTATACTTGAAAATATCACATTGCATCTTCAGCTTCAGAGTAtagtttctgttatttatttgtgaaCATGTGCTAGATATCTACCATTGTGCATTTGTCTGAGAGGAATAAATATggatttaaaatttaaaataagaaatgtggTTTCCTTGTTAAGACAACACATTTTAGGATTTTGGAACttataattttcaattttttgactttttcgaaatgttttaaatcacatttactcagaaaattttatttttatcagaaCTACACCATGCTGTTCAAACTGGTATCCTTAATATTATTACCTGAGGTATACAGggtgtgtgttgtagctttATTACATAAATGTGGAAAACCGGAAAAGTCATATAAAAAAACGctattttattctgaaaaatgAACACTGAACAGGATGTGCGTTGTCTATGTAGAACCTGTAGAACACAGTGGGAGTTGATGGAAATTAAATCCGCTTCTCACTTTCAAGTCATTTCCCCAATGAGGGAATTGAAACGAGCCGGGAGGTCAAGGTAACTCAAGTGTTTTTTGTGGACTGCGCatgatatttatttatatgtctaGGTAGTCGTAAAGTGAATTTAAAGCGTGTAGAATGCTTGGCCCAGTATTTGTGCTAACGTACGGTAACGTTACCGCGGAGGAGCTAACGGGAACATCAGAGAAAAGGCACTTCATCTTACTTTGCGACTCTGTCGACAATGCATGAACGTCAAATACGTGGCTCATAACTGCTTATATTTACTAGGTATTCACTAAAGTAAATACGGATCAGTATAGTCTCAGTTGGCTTTTTAACACATGCTAGCCGGCTAACGTAAACAGTTACTGTCAGCTAAtgttaagataaataaaagacGTGGTAGGAGCTGAAGTTGCTGGGGAATCAGCGATATCAGTGATATAATCTCCACAAACCAGTGATACGAGGGAACGGCCATTACTGGGTAGCTAGGTAAGTTAGCTTGACCAGCCCGGCTGTAATAAGTAACGCTATAGCTAGCTAAATCTAGGTTGACATCCTAGACTGCCAGTCATTGGTTGATACAAGAAACAGTCAGTTTATAAGCAGCCCAATATAAATCAGCTACCAAACAACTGTGGAAACATTTGTCAATAACTTGGAAGACTTTTGTGGCTGTATAAATTTGTAGGATACACACAGGTGTCTTCATTATTCCGGTTGATTAGACCTCAGGTTAAAGGTAACGTTAGGTGGCGCTATGCAGGAACTGAGGACGTTACAGTACTATAAATGTCAGGGCTGCCTGATTAGGCCAAGTAGAAACACCTGTGTTGGTGGATCATTTGTGTTTTGGGGCACAGTAGACATTTTGGTTTGTCTTGCCGGGTAAATGCACAGGTGCAGTCAGTTTGAAACATGATTGCAAACTGACTGCATTCAATTTAGGTGAGCTAGTTGACGTGCATTCTGGCTTTCCGTTATAGTTTAGTGGGAAACTTAATGGAACTGAGTCACCGTTCACCAAATTTGTTTTACCTGCGTGGCTAATATGAAAACTCAAAGATTAGGTGGCAGTGGGGTCAGCAGTGAACACGAGAGGAAAGTGAGAGTGACATTCCAGCCTGGGGCGAGTCAGAAGTAAACTGGCTGTAAATAGCGACTAGACCTGGAGTGAGGAGATCAACGGGGTATAATCAGAGCAAGGGGGTGTTTCATTAGAGGTTGAGGAGGGGATTCTCTATGTACTTGGGGGTTATTTTGAGAAGCCACTTGGTTAGATGTTCTCCCGGACTCATAGACTTTTTCTGTCATGTCAGgctgatgtttttttgatgTTGTTGAAAGAAAGAATTCCAAAGTATTAACATGCATACACTTCAAAAGAACAGGCTATGGCTGGACCCAGTCCATGTCTCTTGATTTTTAGCTTAGCTGGATTTGTGATCTCGCATGGACATCACCAATAAAGAGCATGTGTGTGGGGGATTTCTGTCCTTTTCCTcagcttcctcttttcttttcatattgtCAGTTTTAAGATAAGGCAAGTAGTTAAGCATATGTTCACTATGAACCTATTTGTTTAAAAGTCTTTATGAAAACTAAAATCATATCTTAAGCTTTGTTTTATGGCACTAGAAAGTTTCTTTAACTTAAATGCAGACTTTCTTGCTCTCTAATCCTTAGGTCTAAATATCAGACGATTTTGTTGGTTTGGCCGTTTTTATAATCCTCATGCATTTACCATACTGCATATTACAATTTATctcagtatgtactgtatgtcaacatCATGTTATGATAATAAGTACTGACTGTCCTGTACTTTATTGTAATTGTTGCAACGTGTTGCACTCAGATTCAGGCACACAGAATCAGGCAGATTAGAGGAATATCACACTAACAATATTAAGGTTGTTGAAACTGTGATATTTTACTACCTATATTATGTATCTACATATAAATTTTTGGGGTTAACACTGCTCTGCTGAAATTAGACCTACTTGTGTTCTAAGAATAAGTCTCATATTGTTCTTGCGACAGGCCCTGAGGGGGAGATGACAAAGGAAGATGTTTCAGAGCCTATTGAGGGAGACACTGTGCTGGGCCGGGCCTCTTCCTATCAGCGGCCGGTTATCCACCAGGTGGCTTCTGCACCCATGCCCAGTGACTGTGGTGAGGATCCATACATGCACACTTTCAGTACATATGCACAGTGGAGCTGTGTGacgttttaatttaattaacacCCTCACAAAGATAGGATACAAATAGATCTATGGCTGgaatttgaaaaaagtttttgatCATGCAATTGAAATTATAATCAGCTGATGAATACTAAAAACTTTATCGAGTTATGATTGATAATTTAATTAGTGCACTACTAGGCGTGACTCCTATTCAATGACGATTATGATTCAGATTTTAAAGTTCTG
It includes:
- the c20h2orf50 gene encoding uncharacterized protein C2orf50 homolog — protein: MDLNDVRRVSSAGYRLREQANGNGTRPISTQPPDRTRHAKGDAVSVELNPDRRDPVKQDHVWKEMVWSERRSVREWETNWNFLRNYDQMGQPKSEEPLPSYVSLFSTDVPNTTNQMFGSRLSTPLGSELVRLDRLFLWSGGHHKRKQDQEMLPC